A segment of the Gemmatimonadota bacterium genome:
GTCAGCCGAACGCGCGCATGTGGGTGCTCTCCGTGCTCTCGAACGCGCACGACGTGGCGCCGGATGCTCAGGGCAGGATCCTGATCCCGGCGCGCCTGAAGGACATGGCGGAGCTGGACTCGCAGGCGCTGCTGGTCGGTGCCATCAGCAAGATCGAGATCTGGAATCCGGCCCGCTTCGACAAGGCAGTGCGCGAGCAGGCGGGCGAATACGGGCAGTTCGCGTCGCAGATCTTTGGTTGAGCGGTGGAAGTTGCGCCCTATCACGTCCCGGTGCTGCTCCGGGAGGTGCTCGATTTTCTCGATCCGGCGCGTGGCGGCCTCTACTTCGATGGCACAGTGGGTGGTGGCGGGCACGGCGAGGCCATCCTGGAAGCTGCCGGCACGCGGTTGCTCGGTGTGGATCGGGATCCCGAGGCGCTGGATGCGGCCGCCCGGCGGCTGGCCAGGTTCGAGGAGCGGGTAGATCTCGTGCAGGGAAACTTTGCCGACGTCGCGGAGCGGGGGGTGGAGCCCCTGGCCGGTGCATTGCTGGACCTGGGGCTTTCTTCGCGCCATCTGGACGTGCCGGAGCGGGGCTTCTCCTTCCGCCCGGGCACGCCGCTGGACATGCGGATGGCGGGCCGGGCAGAGGAGAGCACGACCACGGCCGCAGATCTGCTGAACCACCTGCCGCAGGAGGAGCTGGCCAATCTCTTCTTCCGCTACGGCGAGGAGCGCCGGTCGCGCCGGCTGGCGGCGGAGGTGGTGCGCCGGCGGCGGGAGCGGCCCTTCGCGGTGAGTGACGACCTCCTGGCCGTGCTCGCGCGCGTATTCGGCCCGCGTGTCGCTGTGAAGACGCGCGCACGCTTGTTCCAGGCCCTGCGCATTGCCGTGAACGACGAGCTGGGCGCACTCGAGAGAGTGCTGCCCGTGCTGCGCCAGCGACTCGAGCCGGCGGGCACCCTGGTCGTCATCTCCTATCACTCGCTCGAGGACCGCCCGGTGAAGGAGTCCTTCCGGGAGTGGAGCCGGGGGTGCATCTGCCCACCGGAGCTGCCCATTTGCCAGTGCCGCGGCGTGCCGCTCGGCCAGACCCTCACGCGCAAGCCGGTCTTTCCCGCGCCGGAAGAGGTCGAGCGGAACCCGCGCGCGCGCAGCGCTCGCCTGCGGGCGTGGCGCAAGGCGGCATGATGCGTCCCCAGCGCGGGTTCCTGCGCCTGGTGCTCGCCCTCGCACTGTTGCTGGGCGCACTCGCTCTGGTGGTGCGACGGCAGAGCCAGACGCTCGAAGCGCTGCGCGGGCTTGAGCAGATCCGCCGCCAGAGCGCGGTCCTCGAGGCCGAGCGCGCGGAGCTGCTGCGCCAGGCGCACGGGCTCGAGAGCCGGAGCCAGGTGCTGGCCGCCGCGGCCGGGCGCCTGGGCATG
Coding sequences within it:
- a CDS encoding division/cell wall cluster transcriptional repressor MraZ — protein: MRFLGSYLYQFDEKGRIALPAPFRREAPDEPFVLVQPYPPALALYTVTGWRPVEERLQELLRQPNARMWVLSVLSNAHDVAPDAQGRILIPARLKDMAELDSQALLVGAISKIEIWNPARFDKAVREQAGEYGQFASQIFG
- the rsmH gene encoding 16S rRNA (cytosine(1402)-N(4))-methyltransferase RsmH translates to MEVAPYHVPVLLREVLDFLDPARGGLYFDGTVGGGGHGEAILEAAGTRLLGVDRDPEALDAAARRLARFEERVDLVQGNFADVAERGVEPLAGALLDLGLSSRHLDVPERGFSFRPGTPLDMRMAGRAEESTTTAADLLNHLPQEELANLFFRYGEERRSRRLAAEVVRRRRERPFAVSDDLLAVLARVFGPRVAVKTRARLFQALRIAVNDELGALERVLPVLRQRLEPAGTLVVISYHSLEDRPVKESFREWSRGCICPPELPICQCRGVPLGQTLTRKPVFPAPEEVERNPRARSARLRAWRKAA
- a CDS encoding cell division protein FtsL → MMRPQRGFLRLVLALALLLGALALVVRRQSQTLEALRGLEQIRRQSAVLEAERAELLRQAHGLESRSQVLAAAAGRLGMYVPAGPELVILSLPAERPAPPEPRGWQARAF